Genomic segment of Poecile atricapillus isolate bPoeAtr1 chromosome 25, bPoeAtr1.hap1, whole genome shotgun sequence:
CACGCTGTCCCCgttcagctccagcagccaggagccTGGTGGCACCCCTGCCCTGTCTGCTGGCCCGTCCTGCAGCACTGACAACTGGAAGGTGCCCTTGGtgcctgcaggaggagcagaagggGCACTTTGGGGTGAGTGAGGTGCTACAACGGGGTGGCTCGTGGTGGCAGCATCCTGCTTTACCTTCTGGACATGACACACTGAAGCCAAAGCCGCTTTTGTCCCTCGTGACGTGGCAGAGGCGCGGGCGGATGTCATCTGGCAGCATCTGGGACAGGTCCCTCCCCAGGGATTTGGCTGCTTCGTAGGAGTCACCATCCAGGACCGCCAGCAGGACCTGGTTCCCACTGGCCTTGATCTTCTGCACCACCTGGAAGAACAGAGGCTGTGAACCCTGGGCAGGCACCCCACTGATGGGGAGGGATCAGGGTCCCTGGGGTCAGCAGGGGTCATGCATCCTCTGTTCCCCTGGCTGGGGAGGATCCAGGCGTTCCCATGGGATGCACCCAGCTTACCCTGAGGTGGTCCATGTGGTCCACGAAGTGACCATTGACCTGGAGCAGCCGGTCCCCGTCCTGCAGCCCCCTGCGCTGGGCCACCCCCCCCAGCTCAATCTGCCGGATGACGTGGCCCTGGCAGCCCAGCTCCTCGTGCAGGCAGAAGCCGAAGGTCTCCGTGCTGTCCTTGGTCAGGAGGTAGAAGCGGGGCTCCCCCACGCCCTCACCATCTGTGTGGGGGCACAGCCTGtgagcagggtcctgcagggATCCTCACACAAGTTCTCCaccctgtcctgggctggggaTCTGCTCATCCCTTCTGTGTTCACCTCCCACAGGTCCCCAGTGTGAGTGAGAGAGCTCAgggccccagcagtgcccaggtgccACAACCCTGTGCAGACACAAGGACACCCTGGGAGATGAGGGGGTGTATTTACCCGTGTCCTCAGTCAGTGTCAAGGCAGGGTTGTCGATCCCAACTTTGGGGTTAAACTCAAATTTTCTGAAATGACAAAGGGCAGGAGAGGCCACATTAGTGCAGGATGGCCTTacccctgcctcccccagcctTGGGGAGCTTGTTCCTCCCAGAAAGGGCCAGCTGGAGCCTGGGAAAGCCAGAGGGGATCTCTGTCTTGGACCATTCCCCACATGTCTCCTGAGCTCCAGAAAGCCCCTGGCCAAGGGGAGATCAGCACTTACATGATGGACATCTTGTCTCCCTCGAGCCctgcagagggagaggagaggtcaGCACAGGAGGtggtgggctgggagcagaCCCCAACGCTCTCGAGCACTCAGGGCTTGTCCACTCACAGACTGAGCCTGCCATGCCAGGTGTGGGGGTTTGCCAAGCCCACACAGCCCCCAAGCCCCTCTGTCTCTCAGATTGTTCCTTGGCCCTGTCACTACTGTCCTGCATTCCCATCAGCAGGACCTGCTGTTCAGGTCCCATGGGCATTCACTGCTGGGGCAAAGCACGGCAAAGCAGATGGGGCACAGTCCTGGGGGCTTACAGGGCTCTTCAGTGAGGGCTGAGAAGGTTCACCAGGAcctcagagagctgctggagccaggagaAGGGAATAGAGACTTTCCCTGACACAAACCCCCCATTAAACCCCTCCACACCACATTGGGAAcaagaaaccccaaacccagggagaGGGGATTCCTCCCCAGCATCCCCATGATACATTTTCCTGCTTGCCTCTGGCTCCTTTCCACAGGCTGCCTGGGCTCTGACATTGTCTTGCTCCATCTGGCAGCAGGGCCTGTGTGTGTGGGGAAGGGTCTCCAGAGGATTCCCCGGCACATACCTTTTGTTTGCTTCATGGCTGCAGGGATTGCCAGAGGGAGCAAGGTACAGGGTGAAGTGGCAGGGAGGTGTCCCCGCCTCTTGCAAGACGCCCCAGGTTTAATGGTTAAACAGCCCCGAGtctcccctgccctcccagccccagggcactgccagtcggagctgggagcagggccagcacccCGGGACACCCAGCTTGGGGACAGCTCCTGGTGGCTTCccgggggacacagggaggggagaATGACTGGGtcagcactggagcagaggTGGGCTGCTCCATGCCAGCGCTGTGAGGCGGGGGAAAGGCAGAACCCTCcactccagctgctggaggggcGGCTCCACGTTCCTCCCCAGGAAGAGCCCGAAAAGGAGATCAAGTCTTGGTACTAGTGTGCTtcagtggaaagaaagaggTGCACTTTAATGCTCCCAAAAGATTCACAGACAAGCCTGaatcctgctccctgccactGCTCTGGCCAGGGTGCAGGGGCTGGCTTTCCACAAGCCCAGAAGAACAAGTCCCATTTGCTCCTGGCCTGGTTTCTGTCCCGTTCCCACACTTCAGCCTCGCCTGCAGACGAGGCTGAGCCCCACACACCCAGCACCATCCACCCAGCATCTCCAGGCGGGCACACACtccactgcccagccctggctggtgGATGGGCAGCAGGTTAGAGGCTCCCATCCTGCAGTTTCCCCAGCATTTTCTTGACCTCGCTCTCGACTCGCAGGAATTTGGCTTTCCTCCAGGGGTTGGCAGTCTGTCTGCGGCTGCTCTCCAggtcctgcaggaggagggcgAGGTGCTGCCGGACCCGCTCTCGGTCCCAGAAGGGCAGGTTCCTCTGCACCACGTTCAGGATGTGGGACCAGTAATCGGAGACGTCGGTGCCCGCCGTGAGGAAAACCAGAGCCCTGACGCCGTCCCGGTCCATGCGCAGGCTGTCGAGTGCCCTCTTGCCATCCTCACTGATGTCATTGAAGTAGAgactgggaaagcagcaggagacacttgtgagggctgaggggaaggacagaggcagacaggacaggggacaccgcGTGGGCAAAAGGCAGGGATGCGCCAGAGTGGACTCACTGCACTTTGTCCAGCGTCTCGTGCCTTTTGGCCACCTCCACCACGCGCAGGGCCGCCGTGTCCGTCAGGGAGTTGTAGCCCAGGTTGAGCTCCTGCAGGTGCTGGTTCTGGGCCAGGTGCTGGGCGATGGCCTCGGCGCCGGGGTCCCCCAGCGCAgtgtgcagcagggacagctgggtCAGCGAGCGGTTGCCGGCCAGCGCCTCGGCCAGGTAGCGAGCGCCCTGCTCGCCCACGGGGTTATTGGTCAGCCTGTGGACACGGGAGCTCAGGGGGTGCCGGGGCACGTGGtgggcagcagtggcagggTCATGCAGGGGTGGGGGCCGTACTCACCGCAGGCTGCTCACCACACACTTGTCATGCAGGAGCAGGTCACGAATTTCCTTGCAGGCTTCAGAGCCCAGGCTGTTGAGCTGCAGACTGGTGCAAGAGCAAGACACGGGGGTGACAGGAACAAAATGGCTGTTACCTGTGAGCCTGGCAGCCCTGCCCGCTCCATTTTGCCCATCACCATCCTCCCTGGGCTCCCCAAACTAGGCCACTCCAGGTTTCCTCTCCCAAAGGGAGCACAGTGACACCGCACCGGAGCatgagccagcagagccagtgCCAGCAAGAGCACAGCAAGGGGAAGGGGATGGCGGAGTCTTCAGGGGGTGGGTGAAGGTCAGAGGAGGGATCAGGGCTCCATCAAGCCCTCCTGAGCATCTGGAGGAAGGAAGTgcggcacagcccagctgcacagCACGATCCATCTGTGCTGAGCACGTCTCGCCACCACCTGGGCGGCAGGAAGACCTGCAGCTCCACAAATGTTCTGGAACGTTTGTGGGAACATCTGCACAGCCCAGACTCCCACCTTTGGGACAGCAAACTCCTCACAGAGCGAACGACACGGGGATGCCGTGTAACTTCCCCTAGGGACTCGGGTCTGCCAGGACAGCTGGCAGCCCGCCCAGCCTGTACCAGCTACAGGGAacttcccaaaaattcctgcgGGAGGGTGAGCTGGGACTGCAAATCCCAGCATGCAGTGCCCTAGAAAGGCTGCTCAAGGAGCGTTGCATTTTGGAAGCTGTAGTTCTCTAGGTCTGCACTGAGGATAAACATGCCCTTTCCTAAGTTTTCCATACCTGGCCTCCTAAAGCATCCTCGTGATGGGCAGAGGTGAGAAAGAACCCAATTTTTGAGAAGTGCCCAAGGGCAGAGGAGGTGGTACTCACTGGAGAGCTTTGCATcgcagcaggacagggaagagGGTCCTCAAGCTGCCGCTGTCCAGGTTGCAGGAGGTCAGGTTCAGCTCCTCCACCTCGTGACACGTGGTGCTCATGACAGATGCCAGCACGGAGCACTTGAGAGGGGTCATCTTGACGGAGGAGAGGTTGACAGCGCGGAGGGAGCGGACGGCCTCGGCCGCGAAGCGCTCGTTCTGGAACTCGTGCAGGAAGAACAGGTAGTCCATGAGCTCGGAGGGGGGCAGGCCCTTGCGGCCCTTCCTGATCACCGTCTTCTTCATGGCCTTGGCGATCTCAAAGGCTGCCAGGTTCTTGATGgagcagcccagctgctccaggatggCGCGGTTGCGGCGGGACAGGATTCCGCCCATGAAAATGGGGAAGAGCTCGAAGACCTCATCATCCGGGGCCTCGTCGGGGTGGCGCATGGGGCCTTCCACGCCCAGGATGCTGGAGTTGATCTGGTCCAAGACATCATCGTTGTAGTAGTCCTCCTCTTTGAACAGCTCCTCTGCCATGGTGTGGGCAATGGCATCCTTGTCCTTGCCGCTCACCCGGGAGAAGTAGCGAGGGAAGATCTTGAGCAGGTTGAAGAGCACGGGGAGGAAACGCAAGGGCAGCACCTTGGAGATGATGTTCACAACCACAGCCACATCTTCGCTCACCTTCCCAATGACCTCTGACAGCTCCTTCCCCACTCTCTGGGCCAGGGTCTTCTTCTCACCCAGCACCACGTACAGGGCTGCCAGGTACTCCTGCATGGCGGGGATGGTGAAGACAAAGGTGTGCTCCTTGCCCGGCTGCATGCACGGGCTGAGGAAGAAGCGGAAGACGTCGCTGCGGAAAACCTCCAGGAGGTTGAGCTCGCTCTCGGTCTTCATCTCCACCTCAAAGCACTGCCGCAGGTCCTCCTCTGAGAAGCAGGTCTTGCGGGACATCACCCCTTCGTAGGCCAGCTTGCCCACTGTCTTGGCCGCGTACTTCATCATGGAGATGTGGGTGGGGTCGGTGCTGTCCAGCACCTCCCCGCTGAAGTTGAGCCGCAGGAAGCTGGTGTAGATGCCAGTCAGGGTCTGGCTGGGAGGAACCGTCCTGGTGAAGTAGAGGAAGTGCAGGGTGGTGCACACCAGCCAGCAGTAGGAGGGCAAGAAGCAGGCAGCTGTTATTTGGTTGTGGCGCTCCAAGTTCCTCGACAACATCTCCACCAGGTTCTCCTGCTCCGCCGAGCTGCGGTGCTGGCTCTCCTCTCCGGAGCAGCCCGGCTGGCTGAGGCGCATCTGGAAGTAGAGCTTCTGCAGGTTGGTGTCGGAGAAGCCGCAGATCTCGGCGTAGCGGCCCACGTACTTGCCGGGGATGCGGCGCACGGCCGAAGGGCGCGTGGTGACAATGATGCTGGcctggtgacacagggatggatgAGTTTGGGGCTGCTCAGCAGGGCATAACCCACTGAGAGCTGCACAAGGATCACCCCGTCCACAGGTTGGGGGTCACAAAACTGCTGCACAAAGGGCGCTGGATCAAACCTGGCCCAGGAAGAGGGGACAGAAGAACTTTCCCCATTCCCTCCTAGACATATATAAAGCCTGGAAGATCACAGCCTTCATTACCTTACCAGGCCTCCCCAAAGAGCCCACCAGTGACATGAGGCCACCTTGGCAAGTCCCTCCTGGAACAGAGGTTGCCAGCCAAGCTGGACTGCAAATAATTATCACAacagccctgtgctgcctcAGGGCTCACCCCCAACCTTTTCCCGGCACAAAGGAGGGCACCACCGACCTCGGGCAGGAGGTATTTCCGCAGCAGGTTGACCACGATGGCAGAGGGTGGCACGGGCTCGTTGGGGTCACAGCACAGCTCCGTGCCAGCCAGGCGGAAGTCCAGGTTGAGGCGCTCCAGGCCGTTGAGGATGAAGAGCACCCTGAGgctggaagcttccagcacCGGCACCACGTCCCGGAGGTGCTGGTACTTCTTGGTGATGAGGCGCCGCAGGGACACGTGGGCATGGCTGTGGGACAGGTCCTCGCAGGAGAAGGGGATGACCAGCTCAAAGTGGGGCAGGCGGCCGTGGCACCAGTCCACCACCATCTTCTTGATGAGGGTGCTCTTGCCCGTGCCCACTGTGCCATAGAGCACCACGTTCTTCACCTGCCGCCCACAGGCATCCACGTCAAAGAGGTTGTTGAGGCTGATAACCTTCCTacagggctgctggagctggttcTGGATGGTTAAATCAGGGGAGGGCTTCAGAATCTCCTCCAGGGAGCTCTCCCGGATCACTGGGTCCACGTGGACGGCATCCAGCGAGAAGGAAGGGCCAAACTGCCTCTCCTCATTGGGCTGGTGGCTGAACCATGCAGACAGGCTCTTCTGGTGCTTCTTGATGGCACCTGGAAGGAGGAAGGTGCTGGATATGACAAGGGCTGCTCACTGGCAGGGGCCTGGGGAAGTTGCCTGTCCCAAGCCACTGCAGAGAAGGGACAGCACCCAGTTACGGGGAACTTCACACTGCCCAGGACAGCAGCTGCCCCCACCCCGCTGTGTAGGACCCTCCCTCCAGACCAGAGCTGCAAACTCACCAGAAGAGGCCACGTTCCTCAGCTGGGACTGACCATGGTGAGAGGAGCCGGGCTG
This window contains:
- the NLRX1 gene encoding NLR family member X1 isoform X3; protein product: MSRAMQCQSCLPWGSWAQLPRSLAGSRGTRSVSVCAAAVPAGPAGRCFLRRILRTSSISLPRGCVRYQGDSREISAQPGSSHHGQSQLRNVASSGAIKKHQKSLSAWFSHQPNEERQFGPSFSLDAVHVDPVIRESSLEEILKPSPDLTIQNQLQQPCRKVISLNNLFDVDACGRQVKNVVLYGTVGTGKSTLIKKMVVDWCHGRLPHFELVIPFSCEDLSHSHAHVSLRRLITKKYQHLRDVVPVLEASSLRVLFILNGLERLNLDFRLAGTELCCDPNEPVPPSAIVVNLLRKYLLPEASIIVTTRPSAVRRIPGKYVGRYAEICGFSDTNLQKLYFQMRLSQPGCSGEESQHRSSAEQENLVEMLSRNLERHNQITAACFLPSYCWLVCTTLHFLYFTRTVPPSQTLTGIYTSFLRLNFSGEVLDSTDPTHISMMKYAAKTVGKLAYEGVMSRKTCFSEEDLRQCFEVEMKTESELNLLEVFRSDVFRFFLSPCMQPGKEHTFVFTIPAMQEYLAALYVVLGEKKTLAQRVGKELSEVIGKVSEDVAVVVNIISKVLPLRFLPVLFNLLKIFPRYFSRVSGKDKDAIAHTMAEELFKEEDYYNDDVLDQINSSILGVEGPMRHPDEAPDDEVFELFPIFMGGILSRRNRAILEQLGCSIKNLAAFEIAKAMKKTVIRKGRKGLPPSELMDYLFFLHEFQNERFAAEAVRSLRAVNLSSVKMTPLKCSVLASVMSTTCHEVEELNLTSCNLDSGSLRTLFPVLLRCKALHLQLNSLGSEACKEIRDLLLHDKCVVSSLRLTNNPVGEQGARYLAEALAGNRSLTQLSLLHTALGDPGAEAIAQHLAQNQHLQELNLGYNSLTDTAALRVVEVAKRHETLDKVHLYFNDISEDGKRALDSLRMDRDGVRALVFLTAGTDVSDYWSHILNVVQRNLPFWDRERVRQHLALLLQDLESSRRQTANPWRKAKFLRVESEGSRETRCPS
- the NLRX1 gene encoding NLR family member X1 isoform X1, whose product is MSRAMQCQSCLPWGSWAQLPRSLAGSRGTRSVSVCAAAVPAGPAGRCFLRRILRTSSISLPRGCVRYQGDSREISAQPGSSHHGQSQLRNVASSGAIKKHQKSLSAWFSHQPNEERQFGPSFSLDAVHVDPVIRESSLEEILKPSPDLTIQNQLQQPCRKVISLNNLFDVDACGRQVKNVVLYGTVGTGKSTLIKKMVVDWCHGRLPHFELVIPFSCEDLSHSHAHVSLRRLITKKYQHLRDVVPVLEASSLRVLFILNGLERLNLDFRLAGTELCCDPNEPVPPSAIVVNLLRKYLLPEASIIVTTRPSAVRRIPGKYVGRYAEICGFSDTNLQKLYFQMRLSQPGCSGEESQHRSSAEQENLVEMLSRNLERHNQITAACFLPSYCWLVCTTLHFLYFTRTVPPSQTLTGIYTSFLRLNFSGEVLDSTDPTHISMMKYAAKTVGKLAYEGVMSRKTCFSEEDLRQCFEVEMKTESELNLLEVFRSDVFRFFLSPCMQPGKEHTFVFTIPAMQEYLAALYVVLGEKKTLAQRVGKELSEVIGKVSEDVAVVVNIISKVLPLRFLPVLFNLLKIFPRYFSRVSGKDKDAIAHTMAEELFKEEDYYNDDVLDQINSSILGVEGPMRHPDEAPDDEVFELFPIFMGGILSRRNRAILEQLGCSIKNLAAFEIAKAMKKTVIRKGRKGLPPSELMDYLFFLHEFQNERFAAEAVRSLRAVNLSSVKMTPLKCSVLASVMSTTCHEVEELNLTSCNLDSGSLRTLFPVLLRCKALHLQLNSLGSEACKEIRDLLLHDKCVVSSLRLTNNPVGEQGARYLAEALAGNRSLTQLSLLHTALGDPGAEAIAQHLAQNQHLQELNLGYNSLTDTAALRVVEVAKRHETLDKVHLYFNDISEDGKRALDSLRMDRDGVRALVFLTAGTDVSDYWSHILNVVQRNLPFWDRERVRQHLALLLQDLESSRRQTANPWRKAKFLRVESEVKKMLGKLQDGSL
- the NLRX1 gene encoding NLR family member X1 isoform X2 yields the protein MSRAMQCQSCLPWGSWAQLPRSLAGSRGTRSVSVCAAAVPGPAGRCFLRRILRTSSISLPRGCVRYQGDSREISAQPGSSHHGQSQLRNVASSGAIKKHQKSLSAWFSHQPNEERQFGPSFSLDAVHVDPVIRESSLEEILKPSPDLTIQNQLQQPCRKVISLNNLFDVDACGRQVKNVVLYGTVGTGKSTLIKKMVVDWCHGRLPHFELVIPFSCEDLSHSHAHVSLRRLITKKYQHLRDVVPVLEASSLRVLFILNGLERLNLDFRLAGTELCCDPNEPVPPSAIVVNLLRKYLLPEASIIVTTRPSAVRRIPGKYVGRYAEICGFSDTNLQKLYFQMRLSQPGCSGEESQHRSSAEQENLVEMLSRNLERHNQITAACFLPSYCWLVCTTLHFLYFTRTVPPSQTLTGIYTSFLRLNFSGEVLDSTDPTHISMMKYAAKTVGKLAYEGVMSRKTCFSEEDLRQCFEVEMKTESELNLLEVFRSDVFRFFLSPCMQPGKEHTFVFTIPAMQEYLAALYVVLGEKKTLAQRVGKELSEVIGKVSEDVAVVVNIISKVLPLRFLPVLFNLLKIFPRYFSRVSGKDKDAIAHTMAEELFKEEDYYNDDVLDQINSSILGVEGPMRHPDEAPDDEVFELFPIFMGGILSRRNRAILEQLGCSIKNLAAFEIAKAMKKTVIRKGRKGLPPSELMDYLFFLHEFQNERFAAEAVRSLRAVNLSSVKMTPLKCSVLASVMSTTCHEVEELNLTSCNLDSGSLRTLFPVLLRCKALHLQLNSLGSEACKEIRDLLLHDKCVVSSLRLTNNPVGEQGARYLAEALAGNRSLTQLSLLHTALGDPGAEAIAQHLAQNQHLQELNLGYNSLTDTAALRVVEVAKRHETLDKVHLYFNDISEDGKRALDSLRMDRDGVRALVFLTAGTDVSDYWSHILNVVQRNLPFWDRERVRQHLALLLQDLESSRRQTANPWRKAKFLRVESEVKKMLGKLQDGSL